Proteins from a single region of Cydia pomonella isolate Wapato2018A chromosome 13, ilCydPomo1, whole genome shotgun sequence:
- the LOC133524501 gene encoding transformer-2 protein homolog alpha isoform X3, translating to MSDRERSRSRTRNGSREAAPKPPTMSRGHSRSRSRTPPPPKASSRKYRSPSRSRSRSRSGSARRGYRARYSRSRSRSYSPRGSYRRSHSHSPMSSRRRHQGDRVRVASYENPTPSRCLGIFGLSLYTTEQQINHIFSKYGPVEKVQVVIDAKTGRSRGFCFVYYESQDDAKVAKNECTGMEIDGRRIRVDYSITQRAHTPTPGIYMGKPTVSGRGDNGYDRRGRGDRDDYYYRGGGYRERDYYHRSYRHRSPSPHYRRSRRYERERSYSPRRY from the exons ATGTCAGATCGAGAG AGGAGTCGCTCGAGGACTCGGAACGGTTCCCGCGAGGCAGCACCTAAACCCCCAACGATGTCACGGGGCCACAGTCGAAGCCGGTCTCGGACGCCGCCCCCGCCAAAAGCTTCAAGCAGGAAGTATAGAAGCCC CTCGCGCTCCAGATCGCGCTCGCGCTCGGGCTCAGCGCGGCGCGGGTACCGCGCGCGCTACTCGCGCTCCCGCTCGCGCAGCTACTCCCCGCGCGGCTCCTACCGCCGCTCGCACAGCCACAGCCCCATGTCATCGCGCCGCCGCCACCAAGGGGACAGGGTGAGAGTTGCTTCATAT GAAAACCCGACGCCATCGCGATGCCTGGGGATCTTCGGGCTCAGTCTGTACACTACGGAACAGCAGATTAATCACATCTTCTCTAAATATGGGCCGGTGGAGAAAGTGCAAGTCGTCATAGATGCTAAG ACCGGGCGATCCCGAGGCTTCTGCTTCGTATACTACGAGTCCCAGGACGACGCGAAGGTGGCCAAGAACGAGTGCACCGGCATGGAGATCGACGGCCGTCGCATCCGAGTGGACTACTCCATCACGCAGCGGGCGCACACGCCTACGCCCGGCATCTACATGGGCAAACCTAC TGTGAGCGGTCGAGGTGATAACGGCTACGACAGGCGAGGGCGAGGAGATAGGGA CGACTACTACTACCGCGGCGGCGGCTACCGCGAGCGCGACTACTACCACCGCTCCTACCGCCACCGCTCGCCCTCGCCGCACTACCGCCGCTCGCGCCGCTACGAGCGCGAGCGCTCCTACTCGCCGC GTCGTTATTAA
- the LOC133524501 gene encoding transformer-2 protein homolog alpha isoform X5 — translation MSDRERSRSRTRNGSREAAPKPPTMSRGHSRSRSRTPPPPKASSRKYRSPSRSRSGSARRGYRARYSRSRSRSYSPRGSYRRSHSHSPMSSRRRHQGDRVRVASYENPTPSRCLGIFGLSLYTTEQQINHIFSKYGPVEKVQVVIDAKTGRSRGFCFVYYESQDDAKVAKNECTGMEIDGRRIRVDYSITQRAHTPTPGIYMGKPTVSGRGDNGYDRRGRGDRDDYYYRGGGYRERDYYHRSYRHRSPSPHYRRSRRYERERSYSPRRY, via the exons ATGTCAGATCGAGAG AGGAGTCGCTCGAGGACTCGGAACGGTTCCCGCGAGGCAGCACCTAAACCCCCAACGATGTCACGGGGCCACAGTCGAAGCCGGTCTCGGACGCCGCCCCCGCCAAAAGCTTCAAGCAGGAAGTATAGAAGCCC ATCGCGCTCGCGCTCGGGCTCAGCGCGGCGCGGGTACCGCGCGCGCTACTCGCGCTCCCGCTCGCGCAGCTACTCCCCGCGCGGCTCCTACCGCCGCTCGCACAGCCACAGCCCCATGTCATCGCGCCGCCGCCACCAAGGGGACAGGGTGAGAGTTGCTTCATAT GAAAACCCGACGCCATCGCGATGCCTGGGGATCTTCGGGCTCAGTCTGTACACTACGGAACAGCAGATTAATCACATCTTCTCTAAATATGGGCCGGTGGAGAAAGTGCAAGTCGTCATAGATGCTAAG ACCGGGCGATCCCGAGGCTTCTGCTTCGTATACTACGAGTCCCAGGACGACGCGAAGGTGGCCAAGAACGAGTGCACCGGCATGGAGATCGACGGCCGTCGCATCCGAGTGGACTACTCCATCACGCAGCGGGCGCACACGCCTACGCCCGGCATCTACATGGGCAAACCTAC TGTGAGCGGTCGAGGTGATAACGGCTACGACAGGCGAGGGCGAGGAGATAGGGA CGACTACTACTACCGCGGCGGCGGCTACCGCGAGCGCGACTACTACCACCGCTCCTACCGCCACCGCTCGCCCTCGCCGCACTACCGCCGCTCGCGCCGCTACGAGCGCGAGCGCTCCTACTCGCCGC GTCGTTATTAA
- the LOC133524501 gene encoding transformer-2 protein homolog alpha isoform X1, whose product MSDRERSRSRTRNGSREAAPKPPTMSRGHSRSRSRTPPPPKASSRKYRSPSRSRSRSRSGSARRGYRARYSRSRSRSYSPRGSYRRSHSHSPMSSRRRHQGDRVRVASYENPTPSRCLGIFGLSLYTTEQQINHIFSKYGPVEKVQVVIDAKTGRSRGFCFVYYESQDDAKVAKNECTGMEIDGRRIRVDYSITQRAHTPTPGIYMGKPTVSGRGDNGYDRRGRGDRDDYYYRGGGYRERDYYHRSYRHRSPSPHYRRSRRYERERSYSPRIETRSKG is encoded by the exons ATGTCAGATCGAGAG AGGAGTCGCTCGAGGACTCGGAACGGTTCCCGCGAGGCAGCACCTAAACCCCCAACGATGTCACGGGGCCACAGTCGAAGCCGGTCTCGGACGCCGCCCCCGCCAAAAGCTTCAAGCAGGAAGTATAGAAGCCC CTCGCGCTCCAGATCGCGCTCGCGCTCGGGCTCAGCGCGGCGCGGGTACCGCGCGCGCTACTCGCGCTCCCGCTCGCGCAGCTACTCCCCGCGCGGCTCCTACCGCCGCTCGCACAGCCACAGCCCCATGTCATCGCGCCGCCGCCACCAAGGGGACAGGGTGAGAGTTGCTTCATAT GAAAACCCGACGCCATCGCGATGCCTGGGGATCTTCGGGCTCAGTCTGTACACTACGGAACAGCAGATTAATCACATCTTCTCTAAATATGGGCCGGTGGAGAAAGTGCAAGTCGTCATAGATGCTAAG ACCGGGCGATCCCGAGGCTTCTGCTTCGTATACTACGAGTCCCAGGACGACGCGAAGGTGGCCAAGAACGAGTGCACCGGCATGGAGATCGACGGCCGTCGCATCCGAGTGGACTACTCCATCACGCAGCGGGCGCACACGCCTACGCCCGGCATCTACATGGGCAAACCTAC TGTGAGCGGTCGAGGTGATAACGGCTACGACAGGCGAGGGCGAGGAGATAGGGA CGACTACTACTACCGCGGCGGCGGCTACCGCGAGCGCGACTACTACCACCGCTCCTACCGCCACCGCTCGCCCTCGCCGCACTACCGCCGCTCGCGCCGCTACGAGCGCGAGCGCTCCTACTCGCCGC GTATTGAAACAAGAAGTAAAGGATGA
- the LOC133524501 gene encoding transformer-2 protein homolog alpha isoform X4, with translation MSDRERSRSRTRNGSREAAPKPPTMSRGHSRSRSRTPPPPKASSRKYRSPSRSRSRSRSGSARRGYRARYSRSRSRSYSPRGSYRRSHSHSPMSSRRRHQGDRENPTPSRCLGIFGLSLYTTEQQINHIFSKYGPVEKVQVVIDAKTGRSRGFCFVYYESQDDAKVAKNECTGMEIDGRRIRVDYSITQRAHTPTPGIYMGKPTVSGRGDNGYDRRGRGDRDDYYYRGGGYRERDYYHRSYRHRSPSPHYRRSRRYERERSYSPRIETRSKG, from the exons ATGTCAGATCGAGAG AGGAGTCGCTCGAGGACTCGGAACGGTTCCCGCGAGGCAGCACCTAAACCCCCAACGATGTCACGGGGCCACAGTCGAAGCCGGTCTCGGACGCCGCCCCCGCCAAAAGCTTCAAGCAGGAAGTATAGAAGCCC CTCGCGCTCCAGATCGCGCTCGCGCTCGGGCTCAGCGCGGCGCGGGTACCGCGCGCGCTACTCGCGCTCCCGCTCGCGCAGCTACTCCCCGCGCGGCTCCTACCGCCGCTCGCACAGCCACAGCCCCATGTCATCGCGCCGCCGCCACCAAGGGGACAGG GAAAACCCGACGCCATCGCGATGCCTGGGGATCTTCGGGCTCAGTCTGTACACTACGGAACAGCAGATTAATCACATCTTCTCTAAATATGGGCCGGTGGAGAAAGTGCAAGTCGTCATAGATGCTAAG ACCGGGCGATCCCGAGGCTTCTGCTTCGTATACTACGAGTCCCAGGACGACGCGAAGGTGGCCAAGAACGAGTGCACCGGCATGGAGATCGACGGCCGTCGCATCCGAGTGGACTACTCCATCACGCAGCGGGCGCACACGCCTACGCCCGGCATCTACATGGGCAAACCTAC TGTGAGCGGTCGAGGTGATAACGGCTACGACAGGCGAGGGCGAGGAGATAGGGA CGACTACTACTACCGCGGCGGCGGCTACCGCGAGCGCGACTACTACCACCGCTCCTACCGCCACCGCTCGCCCTCGCCGCACTACCGCCGCTCGCGCCGCTACGAGCGCGAGCGCTCCTACTCGCCGC GTATTGAAACAAGAAGTAAAGGATGA
- the LOC133524501 gene encoding transformer-2 protein homolog alpha isoform X2 has translation MSDRERSRSRTRNGSREAAPKPPTMSRGHSRSRSRTPPPPKASSRKYRSPSRSRSGSARRGYRARYSRSRSRSYSPRGSYRRSHSHSPMSSRRRHQGDRVRVASYENPTPSRCLGIFGLSLYTTEQQINHIFSKYGPVEKVQVVIDAKTGRSRGFCFVYYESQDDAKVAKNECTGMEIDGRRIRVDYSITQRAHTPTPGIYMGKPTVSGRGDNGYDRRGRGDRDDYYYRGGGYRERDYYHRSYRHRSPSPHYRRSRRYERERSYSPRIETRSKG, from the exons ATGTCAGATCGAGAG AGGAGTCGCTCGAGGACTCGGAACGGTTCCCGCGAGGCAGCACCTAAACCCCCAACGATGTCACGGGGCCACAGTCGAAGCCGGTCTCGGACGCCGCCCCCGCCAAAAGCTTCAAGCAGGAAGTATAGAAGCCC ATCGCGCTCGCGCTCGGGCTCAGCGCGGCGCGGGTACCGCGCGCGCTACTCGCGCTCCCGCTCGCGCAGCTACTCCCCGCGCGGCTCCTACCGCCGCTCGCACAGCCACAGCCCCATGTCATCGCGCCGCCGCCACCAAGGGGACAGGGTGAGAGTTGCTTCATAT GAAAACCCGACGCCATCGCGATGCCTGGGGATCTTCGGGCTCAGTCTGTACACTACGGAACAGCAGATTAATCACATCTTCTCTAAATATGGGCCGGTGGAGAAAGTGCAAGTCGTCATAGATGCTAAG ACCGGGCGATCCCGAGGCTTCTGCTTCGTATACTACGAGTCCCAGGACGACGCGAAGGTGGCCAAGAACGAGTGCACCGGCATGGAGATCGACGGCCGTCGCATCCGAGTGGACTACTCCATCACGCAGCGGGCGCACACGCCTACGCCCGGCATCTACATGGGCAAACCTAC TGTGAGCGGTCGAGGTGATAACGGCTACGACAGGCGAGGGCGAGGAGATAGGGA CGACTACTACTACCGCGGCGGCGGCTACCGCGAGCGCGACTACTACCACCGCTCCTACCGCCACCGCTCGCCCTCGCCGCACTACCGCCGCTCGCGCCGCTACGAGCGCGAGCGCTCCTACTCGCCGC GTATTGAAACAAGAAGTAAAGGATGA
- the LOC133524501 gene encoding transformer-2 protein homolog alpha isoform X6 produces the protein MSDRERSRSRTRNGSREAAPKPPTMSRGHSRSRSRTPPPPKASSRKYRSPSRSRSGSARRGYRARYSRSRSRSYSPRGSYRRSHSHSPMSSRRRHQGDRENPTPSRCLGIFGLSLYTTEQQINHIFSKYGPVEKVQVVIDAKTGRSRGFCFVYYESQDDAKVAKNECTGMEIDGRRIRVDYSITQRAHTPTPGIYMGKPTVSGRGDNGYDRRGRGDRDDYYYRGGGYRERDYYHRSYRHRSPSPHYRRSRRYERERSYSPRIETRSKG, from the exons ATGTCAGATCGAGAG AGGAGTCGCTCGAGGACTCGGAACGGTTCCCGCGAGGCAGCACCTAAACCCCCAACGATGTCACGGGGCCACAGTCGAAGCCGGTCTCGGACGCCGCCCCCGCCAAAAGCTTCAAGCAGGAAGTATAGAAGCCC ATCGCGCTCGCGCTCGGGCTCAGCGCGGCGCGGGTACCGCGCGCGCTACTCGCGCTCCCGCTCGCGCAGCTACTCCCCGCGCGGCTCCTACCGCCGCTCGCACAGCCACAGCCCCATGTCATCGCGCCGCCGCCACCAAGGGGACAGG GAAAACCCGACGCCATCGCGATGCCTGGGGATCTTCGGGCTCAGTCTGTACACTACGGAACAGCAGATTAATCACATCTTCTCTAAATATGGGCCGGTGGAGAAAGTGCAAGTCGTCATAGATGCTAAG ACCGGGCGATCCCGAGGCTTCTGCTTCGTATACTACGAGTCCCAGGACGACGCGAAGGTGGCCAAGAACGAGTGCACCGGCATGGAGATCGACGGCCGTCGCATCCGAGTGGACTACTCCATCACGCAGCGGGCGCACACGCCTACGCCCGGCATCTACATGGGCAAACCTAC TGTGAGCGGTCGAGGTGATAACGGCTACGACAGGCGAGGGCGAGGAGATAGGGA CGACTACTACTACCGCGGCGGCGGCTACCGCGAGCGCGACTACTACCACCGCTCCTACCGCCACCGCTCGCCCTCGCCGCACTACCGCCGCTCGCGCCGCTACGAGCGCGAGCGCTCCTACTCGCCGC GTATTGAAACAAGAAGTAAAGGATGA
- the LOC133524500 gene encoding uncharacterized protein LOC133524500 produces MAKEMMIVFVYDTQCCITEEDDPINAVLYFHPGWVSDTQRHALAGQVVGAAHCVKSLFSQPTAITLQSGKFIIREYGRYILAIGSDRNIPDWVLKNRASLLTSMIKVYHGDLQALAVQLDDQKRLSEKLYQIFETYLPVLQYGCHIFQRVPMLSLPKSATAVYLESMQILEQCRRNRGVLGGVVLYNNKIVATLLPPSLTSYLTVVDPYRIKSPAETLETETPLPLGAQLLVVYVAKKMYNSLKKQAEKMQEFSHNGEEMIARFKKNQEAERDKRDFPTGMKRDKSLLFTAVPEEDHTMISPPTRDPHDPPPPAMPDVVPFTNKPRPRPTKLSLSFKTQISVDEESKENEKVFTGQTSVCSTPMLEYKRLHGNMLSICQNPDPQKEKLESEPDVLKNIENCAKVIENEKRDNQIVLDINCIADHYINKPEPIRKMASVIDIQETFKNVTNRATAKFKLKRSHVPLSDDMSPDQMQKSVSTVTINDPSFPVFRNDGIEISESLFNQYLEQHYASMKQDLSKEDNMFTFNMKLCEQEKFEGFDSELTKSPQRTPKKIPKDSKTVDQSRRKSLSLPLKSLSESSDSQIGSDSSASFKKKLSGVQLTPLMEKLSHLAFSDKSSGYSSRVMTPLELREFTPAAERQITFNDRPKTQRQDSESDYDSDSDLELLPSYTQHAVKCGLFVSGLHNMALLALVDVSAAGDSDVINSLWETSLNALGPIEQKCMEPLGVGADDASDYSYLILDPDWGTVRKGGPWAALDIATMGLIHHELAGDPDMSEMILRSDESCVLGVSMGGAQIYYQESAARGAGPPPPSDPLAAAPLRARRRLHRDHAATII; encoded by the exons GTGGTCGGCGCCGCGCACTGCGTCAAGTCGCTGTTCTCACAGCCCACCGCCATCACTCTTCAGAGCGGCAAGTTCATCATCAGGGAGTACGGCAGATATATTCTG GCCATAGGCAGCGACCGCAACATCCCGGACTGGGTGCTCAAAAACCGCGCGTCCCTCCTCACGTCCATGATCAAAGTGTACCACGGGGACCTGCAAGCGTTAGCTGTGCAGCTGGACGACCAGAAGCGGCTGTCGGAGAAGCTGTATCAGATCTTTGAGACTTACTTGCCTGTTCTACAGTATGGATGCCATATTTTTCAGCGGGTTCCAATGCTTAGTCTACCAAAG AGCGCCACGGCAGTATACCTGGAGTCCATGCAGATCCTAGAACAGTGCCGTCGCAACCGCGGCGTACTGGGCGGCGTCGTGCTTTACAATAACAA AATCGTGGCAACCCTGCTACCTCCCAGCTTGACGTCCTACCTAACCGTCGTGGACCCCTACCGGATAAAGTCTCCTGCCGAGACCCTGGAAACAGAAACACCACTGCCGCTGGGTGCTCAGCTGCTTGTGGTGTACGTGGCTAAGAAGATGTATAACAGCCTTAAGAAACAGGCGGAGAAGATGCAGGAGTTCAGCCACAATGGGGAGGAGATGATTGCGAGGTTTAAGAAG AATCAAGAAGCCGAACGGGATAAGCGCGACTTCCCCACCGGGATGAAGCGAGACAAATCCCTCCTGTTCACCGCCGTGCCAGAAGAGGACCACACGATGATCTCCCCTCCCACCCGCGACCCGCACGACCCCCCGCCCCCCGCCATGCCCGACGTCGTCCCCTTCACCAACAAACCCAGACCAAGACCTACCAAACTGTCTCTCAGCTTCAAAACACAAATATCTGTCGACGAAGAATCAAAGGAAAACGAAAAAGTCTTCACAGGACAAACTAGTGTCTGCTCCACACCTATGCTAGAATATAAAAGACTCCACGGAAACATGCTCTCCATCTGCCAAAACCCCGACCCGCAGAAAGAAAAACTAGAATCTGAACCCGACGTCCTAAAGAACATAGAAAATTGTGCCAAAGTCATTGAAAACGAAAAACGAGACAACCAAATAGTCTTAGACATCAATTGCATCGCTGATCACTATATAAACAAACCTGAGCCCATTCGTAAGATGGCGAGCGTTATAGACATACAAGAAACCTTTAAAAACGTCACTAACAGAGCCACAGcgaagtttaaattaaaaagatcaCATGTCCCTTTAAGTGACGATATGTCGCCTGACCAAATGCAAAAAAGCGTGAGTACTGTGACAATTAACGATCCCTCCTTTCCCGTATTCAGAAATGACGGGATCGAAATATCAGAGTCCCTGTTCAACCAATACTTGGAACAGCATTACGCTAGCATGAAACAGGATTTGTCCAAAGAAGACAACATGTTCACTTTTAACATGAAGTTATGTGAGCAAGAAAAATTCGAGGGCTTCGATTCAGAGTTGACGAAGTCGCCTCAACGGACACCAAAGAAAATCCCTAAAGATTCTAAAACCGTTGATCAGTCCAGGCGAAAATCGCTGTCATTACCTTTAAAGTCGTTATCAGAAAGCTCAGATTCGCAGATCGGGTCGGATTCGTCGGCCAGCTTTAAGAAGAAGCTAAGTGGGGTGCAACTGACGCCGTTGATGGAGAAGCTCAGTCATCTGGCGTTCTCTGATAAATCGAGCGGGTACAGCAGTAGAGTAATGACTCCGCTCGAGCTAAGAGAGTTTACTCCGGCGGCGGAACGACAAATAACCTTCAACGACAG ACCAAAAACCCAGCGCCAAGACTCAGAATCGGACTATGACTCCGACTCGGACTTGGAACTCCTGCCTTCCTACACGCAACATGCCGTGAAATGCGGGTTGTTCGTGAGCGGCCTCCACAACATGGCGCTACTGGCGCTCGTGGACGTCAGCGCGGCCGGCGACAGCGACGTCATCAACTCCTTG TGGGAAACTTCCCTAAACGCACTGGGCCCCATCGAGCAAAAATGCATGGAGCCCCTCGGCGTAGGCGCGGACGACGCGAGCGACTACAGCTATCTCATTCTAGACCCCGATTGGGGTACAGTGCGAAAGGGAGGGCCTTGGGCTGCGCTCGATATAGCTACCATGGGGCTCATACACCACGAGCTGGCCGGCGATCCTGATATGTCAGAGATGATTCTAAG GAGCGACGAGAGCTGCGTTCTGGGCGTGTCGATGGGCGGCGCGCAGATCTACTACCAGgagagcgcggcgcgcggcgccggcccgccgccgcccTCCGACCCGCTGGCCGCCGccccgctgcgcgcgcgccgccgcctgcACCGCGACCACGCCGCCACCATCATCTAG